ggagctccggtgctgcccccttgctgttgctcccctatttaccacggccggcgttgaAACTTCCGCCGCTGCgataaatagggaaagctccctgaaggtatatccctctcctccgcaatgcatacagaggagagggatttcacttatGGTCCGGACTCAGAGTGTAGCCATACAACCAATGTTACATGCAGTGAGAATCTctttaaaattgtgttacacTTATAGAACAACCCTGCAGTGATGGAGCTGTCATTAAAGAAGGTGTTCCTGTTGGTTGCTATCTTCCCAACATTTGCTATGGCTTATCCTAATGGAAAAGTGGAAGAATCCTGCTCTACAATGATTCCAGGTCACGGACTGCCAGCTCAAACCTCTATTGCTCCATACAGCCTGACTATATCAAGTACAAACTACACTGGAATGTCAGCATTCATAGGTGAGTACACAAGCTGATAATTACCCTAATACACATAGGCCCTTcaaaagcaaaattttattttaaactatattcTAATAATTCATTtcgtaatgtatttttaaaatatttttcagaaaggtaaataaaaaatgttttcgtAAGAAAAAAcccaatatatattttcaggCAGCAGATAGAGCTGTGGTcatgtttttacatgtttactCTCCTATTCTTAGATGTTCTGTTGCGGGAGGTCAAATTTCAAAAGATCAAATGCCACTAGGGGTGTCATTTGTACTGCTATTGtggctgtaatattatcattataatacataaaagtgcttAGCATATGGAAGTTTTGCCCCACAACCACCTTTGCGTTCCAAAGCTATTATAGCCACCTTACCATATTCGCCCCTAAAGCACAccctagctggcctaggggagaaaaaaatacaaatccacaAGTCCTTCCTGCGCAGATATACTGGAGATAAAAGTGTAGATACAAAGAGACAAGAAGTGTGTTATCAGAAAAATTACCCAGTGAAGGTAAAGTGAAAAAGCCTTATACAGCCAGTACAGTTTTTGTTTGGGTTTTATTACACTTTAACATTTGGACACCTTATGGGACGTATGGTTAAAAGACCACACAAAAAAATCTCTCATGCTTTAAATAAAGTTCTCACTTGACACTTTCTATTTTCTCTTGCAGTTACTCTCAACAAAGAACAAGATGGAAAGGACTTCAAAGGCTTCATGATTCAGGCCCGCGCTCCCAATGGTGGCACCAGCCTAGGCACTTTTGTGGTTAATAGCTCAGATGTACAAACCCTGAAATGTGACTCTCCTGCAGTGAGTCCTCTATAATCTCTCCTTTTTTGTGTGATTGTTTGTATCTTACAGTTTGTAACTGGATACCCAAAGTAGATGAAAAAACAAGAGATTGTCCAGTGATGTCTTTGAAGCAGATGAGAAATTTAGAACTTAAAGAGCAATAACTCTTCATGGAATGATCACTGCCTAATCTCAGTAAGGATAGCAAGTAAATCAATTCACAACAACCTTTTGTCATCAATTGCATCTAAGATGACTTAATGTTATCACCATCCATTTGAtaatcacaaatatatttaaagaggaGGTGGCTTTTTGTTTCCCTTTCACCCACCTTACCCTAGGGTTGCCAACATATAGATTGTGACCCCTGTCATGCCCCCTGACGTGTTCTCCCTGTTGAGCACCACCATAGACAGACACAGGCACATGTACAAGTGGGCAGAGCTTGTAGAGCTGTCTAGAGAAGTGGCACACAGCATGATGGGCAGTGACATTGAAAGTTCATCCCACCTAATTTAAACGGGAGAAGGGATTAAACCTGATGAAATTTATCTAAAGCAACCAGGAGTGACAGCGATGTGGCTTGTATTGGTGATGTGTAGGGGTGTGCAGAGGTGAGAACAAAtactttattgtactttttatctAATGGATATTCAAATATAATCTGATGTTTCCACAGAGTGCAGTGAGCCACACATCAAGGGACTTAAAATCCAGTGTCCAGGTCATCTGGCTACCCCCAAATACACAATATGATATACAGTTCAGGTAATGATCCACAAAAAATTTCTTTAGTTTATGTTTGgaattaaaatgattgttttaaatagcttAAACTTTCTTTGGAgtgatatttattaaagctgatttCTGGGTATAAGGACATCCCTCGTCTCACATCTTCCTTCTGTCCCCCTCTAACACACCACAATGAAGACCCCGTTTTTACTTAAGTAAAACTTTAATATCTACAGTTTTGATCATGTGGCCAGCATTTACCTCCTGATTGGGTCCTTCCTTGGGTAGGCACATCACTGCCTGCTAGACTTGGACACTTCCTATTTTCTATATGTGGTTTTGTCCTTGTCTGAATGGGCCAGAAAGTGTAATCATCAACAGGGGGTGACacggccaaacttgaaactgaaatagcaccgctactacaattccctgcgtcaagaaaacagtccaatgcagggccacgcataggcagagaggccgctggtctatagacgccagtgatgccactactacaattcccaacattacttgcttctataaaacagtccaatgcggggccacacataggcagagaggccgctgatcTATAGATGCAAATGATGCCAGGctttgtagtagtggcgctattttaatgcggtggcaggccagctgcaattcatatttaggatttctttgggggccacaAAAAAGGACGtttcgggccagagtttgacacccctgctctaaaatgTACTAAACATGAGTAGTTTGGAGCTTAGCTCTGTGTGCACATCATCACATCAGTCAGCCACTGTGGGgataatgtaattcctgcacacacacatattaaCTGGGACTGGGGAGGATTGCAAAAAGTCTGTCATGGAGCTGGCAGCGAAGATGGCGCCTTCAATGCATGCTGTCATCGCTGCAGTGCAACTGCATAGGGTGGGTTTGTGCCATAACCgacaaatatgctgtgcatactttcagattatggcagaagctcatcaccaacaaatttagttcagctttaagtcctATAAAGAGTGCACACTTTGCTGATAACTATACATATGGCACGTTAGGCAAA
This portion of the Pyxicephalus adspersus chromosome 8, UCB_Pads_2.0, whole genome shotgun sequence genome encodes:
- the LOC140336698 gene encoding putative ferric-chelate reductase 1 translates to MELSLKKVFLLVAIFPTFAMAYPNGKVEESCSTMIPGHGLPAQTSIAPYSLTISSTNYTGMSAFIVTLNKEQDGKDFKGFMIQARAPNGGTSLGTFVVNSSDVQTLKCDSPASAVSHTSRDLKSSVQVIWLPPNTQYDIQFR